The Gossypium hirsutum isolate 1008001.06 chromosome A13, Gossypium_hirsutum_v2.1, whole genome shotgun sequence nucleotide sequence TCAATATATTCCCGATTTTATTCTGTTCGATAATTGCTTTGTGTTGTTTAATCCAAATGGCTGAATCTACAGACGCAACGAAATCATCTtcggcggcggcggcggcggcgggTGGGACGGATGCGGCGGTCCACATCGTTTACACCGAGAGGCCTCAGGATGAGCAGCCTGAAGCCTACCATATCCGGACCCTCTCCAACGTCCTCGGCAGCGAAGAAGCTGCTAAGGAAGCCCTGATCTACAGTTACAAGACGGCTGCCAGTGGCTTCTCCGCCAAGCTTACTCCCCAACAGGTTGCCGAAATATCAAGTACgtgccttttttaaaaaaaaaaattcttagatTATTGTTGTTATGAATCACTATTTGTCTTTTGTTAAGAATTGGGATTAGCATGCAAACTTGAAAAATTGAAGTTATTATACTAAGAATCAGGATTGGCGTGTAATATTCTAAGGGTAAAGACAAGAAAAAGGAAAGTAAAACAAATAGCGAAAAGAAAATGCATCAATAACCTTTGGTTTATCCAAAATAACATGGTTTTTTAGGGTTTCTCGATAAATCATGCATTTACTTATTGTCTGAATGAATAATGTTCTATAAGTAAAATGAAGATACCAATGTGGAAATTActcaattttattcaatttatcatGCAATCCATCGAGGAAGAATGATCTCCAGAAGAACATCCGAGTTGTTAGAATTTGAGACTTGGAACTTGAAAATTTTATCTTCGGTGATGTTGCTATCTCTTTTTGGGTTAACTAGACTAAAAACCCATGGCCAAGATTTTAAATTGGTACTCAAACTTCAATCCATTCTAATTGAGTCATCAAAATATCAATATACTATCAATTAGATTTTTCTTTCAGACTAGAAATTAGTACACgcaaatcaaattttaaacaagGGTCTATTTATTGCATGGACAACTTAAATTTTGATGTGTTAAAAATAgcccttttaaattttaacaatgcTGTTTATATTTTTCTAGTGTATTACATACAAGTTGCTCATGCAGTAGGTTCAAATATGTTTAAAATTGATCTCCATGTGAAATCTAAGCTAGAATCTAATCTCCAAAATGACGACAAGGCGAATAGAAaacttgattgatatgatattGGTACTTCGAAAATTCAATTAGAACTTTTCAAAGTTCAAGgaccaatttaaaacttttttctttCACGGAGCATCCTCGCAAGTTGCAACAATGCAGATCTCAATGCATAACAAAAAATgctttttagttttcttttaaagATGAGAGGAGGAAAGAATTAGTCGGTTGATGCAGGATTTTCTGAAATTAACAAATTGACTTTTTACACCACCCATCTCTTGTGAATTGCTAATGCATCTTCACTAAAAAATGTTTCCATTTCTAAATGTTTCTATCTTTCCTCCCCCTTCCTTTTTTGGTTCAACTCTTGGTTTAAGCATATTGTGATGGGATAACATGCTTGTTTTATTATATAGGCTATGGACCTTTAACTCTTTTAGGCAATGATGCTTCAATCCTTAAAAGATTTAGATTCTGTGTAGTGGGAAATATGTTTGAAGAAATTAGAAACCACTTTGCTAGATATTTGTGTTAATAGTAACAACAATCAGGTATAAGGTTGAAAGAGAATGCTTGACATCGAAATAGAAGAGGAAAAACAAATTTGGAAAGAAGAGTTAGGTATAAATGATGATACATCAATTTATTATTGTGATTTGGATGATTTCTAGGTAGGTTTTGTTGTGAGAAGGAACCATGGAAAACTGGTATAGCATCAGACTAGGCCATTTTAGTTAAATGTTGCATATACTTTTTTCTTTCCATGAACACAAAAGTTGTTCTTACATGTTACCGTGTTTGAACATTTGGTAAGTAATTTGGTTTGTAATTGTACGTGGCAGAACAACTTGGTGTTCTTCAAGTTGTCCCGAGCAGGACACTCCAGCTACATTCTGGACCAGGCAAGCTGCACTAaggctcaagaaactcttttacCCTACTAAAAACAAAATCCTATGGAACAATAGTCTCATTGTATAAATATGTTTGACACACTCTGTGCTATGGGGTGTGCTACATTATACTATTTGAATCTACGTTACATAGACTTATTTGCTTATAGATATAAATATGATGGGTTTAAGATAATAACAGGGTACTGAATATATCAGTACAATTTTTTCACACATTCTACAGCCATATCGTGTTGGAGCTATCTATAAAAATACATTAAGACATATTTAGAAAATGTTGCTACTCCCAAATCGGAAGATGATTTTACTATACTTGGCCCTTTACAAAGGCTTTTAGAATTTACTACATAAAACTATGCTCTGCCATAACAGCAGCTCTAAATTAGTTTTAGAGATTTTAGGGTCCAGTGTTTTTTTTAAGTCATAAACAATATTAAAcaaataacttttcaaataaattttgAAGTTAGAAGGCGCATttaaacccaaaatcaaaatcagttttttctaatttttgtttttgacaAAAGCGTTTTTAAGAGTAAAAGATAATTTTAACCCTTATAAAGTATTTTATATTGGATATtggatatgtaaatatttttctattaaaatttattttaaatatataatattatatatttaaatttttattagttatattttaatatttaaaatatagtttatattttaaattaaattttataattaattaatattaattgtttaaaaatagttaaaatttattttttatatattaaaatattaacaataaatattataaattattttttataacattattaaaatattataatattaaataatttgaatattatttaaatgtatatttattattttataacactatatttaaaatattttatttcttaaaagcattttttataacaatattaaatgcttaaattttacactaatttttttcaaaaatgccttctaaaattatttttcgaCGAGACTTTTTAAAAACGCATCTCAATAACAAAACAATGTTAAGGTGGCCCTTAGAATAAATTAGGTAAACTCCAATTCTCGGCTTCCTATCCACAAAGCAATTCAGATAATGTTCACCATGAAGAAAATTCCCtattataatagaaaaaaaaatagaaattattttggaTGATATCTATTCAATAATATTCTGTCTTTTTAATGtaacaccaaaataaaaaaatgcatacaaATATAATCTATAatccatatatataatatataaaaaagagacCTTTTCAGTTGATAAAAataccttttatttttaattttaaaatagagttattatttgaatagaattttaaatataaaatataagaaaaatattgtgataattatagtttgccatttttagtaaaaaaattgacgtcaaaatattgtgttaatttttattttattttgaaaaaaatgtgtcaatttttatttatgtaaaataaaattattacttaaaTAGTATTCGGTAATTAGATGTATTCAATcaaatagcatataaaaaaaacttaccaacaaaaaaaagagattatTAGCATtaataaatgcatatatatatatcaaagaaTGAAACATTACTTTAATGATTATTCGAATTGGTGATATTTAACCATATTCAAACACAATGGCTTTAAGGAATAATTAAATACTATCAAATTGATGACGAGGTactataatattatgatattattttttaaaattttatataagttaTTTACATTACGTGAAGTAGGCACTCATAAAACCGTTCTTCTTTTTTTGGAGGGTTTATTTTAAAGAAagtcaaattttaataattatttttaatcactattattaaatgtatttatcaaTTAGTATAAATATATTTCCTATTTATCATGAACTATTATTATAGTTGTTGTATTTTgctttatctatttttttaattttttaaattaatattatagtttattttcaagttctaaatttgtatatttttgaaaaaaatgagagAACTTATCATTGTcaataattaaaatcatatacTAATTAGTATATCAAAAAACATGGGCTTGttgtttattatattattgaattttccattttaaatatttttaaacaattttaatcaatttcacataaaatttgaaatctcctttagcaataaaattaaaagttttaataaTGAAAAGATCTTATTGATATAATCTCGATAGTTTAAgatctaattaaaatatattaaagtttaaaaattaatgtaaaatgAAAGTTATAATTTGAGGATATCATTTCATCGCTTTCATTCTTAAGTCtgggataaatttttttatcttttaattttatttgaaaagtaaaaaaatgaaaacttagAGAGAAAGATAATCCTCTTTATAACAACCACTCGCTATAATAgtcaaatttttagaaaaaatgatccttgaacttttatattttattttaatcttctaGAATAAATTTTCACTTATTAAAGTAATAATCATGATTGTGAAGtacattctttattaaattagttctctataataatatattgtctaaaattttaaataaaagtataattatttcatataagcaAACctatttattatacttattaaataaaaatagtattaattaaaatattatttcaataaaacatttaaattttacatgaaaaaatatattaattctattttattaaatgaaataatcttaaattaaatatatcaatttaataaactATCAAGTtccataattaaatatttactatgaatttaaaatttcgtaaatttataatttgattatttaaatttaataattcgtgataaattaattaatttaatatgataacttatattgattaattaaaattatgactCAATAGTCCTTTCGGAAGAATGTAAAATGAAATATGCAGGAGAACAATTATGCATAAAAATGTTTGAGAACGGAGAAAGGGCAGACTTGATCGGAGATCGGAATACTAAAAAAAGTTCATTTTAAGGACTTGGACTCTGGTGTGGAAAATGATATGGTTGTGGACTCTATTCCGGCGCAGGAAATCTCTTGGAGGGACAAAGTTCTGGGTCGAGGGGCTCCTGACTCCAGTAGAGACGAGGATTTTGAATTTCTAGATGGAAATGTGGTGAGAACTACGGTTAATGGTGTTCCCCCTATCAACTTTTCCGAAAGGAGCCAACGAATTCCCTTCCCTCCGACAGGAGCCAACGAATTCCCTTCCCAGATATGGCGACCACGGTGGTTGTTAAATTACTTGGCCGGAATATTTCTTACTCTATTTTGCATAATAGGAACCACAGTCTCTAGAAGCCTTCACAACAGATTCACATAATGGATGTGGAAAATTGTTATTTcctgataaaatttcaaagtcatGACGATTATGAGAGGGTGCTTACCTAGGGTCCATGGATTGTCCTTGGCCAATATCTCACGGTTCAACCGTGGACTGCAGAGTTTAATCCTCTCCAAGCATTTCCTAGCAGCACCATCGTTTGGGTCAGATTACCGGGGTCTCTTGGGGTTCCTCTATAAGCGCCAAATATTAGAAGAAATCGGAGGTCTGATTGGGACGGTAACAAAGCTCGATTTTCAAACGGACAAAGGTTCGAGGGGAAATTTTGCAAGAATGGTCGTGTGCATTGATTTGATAAAACCTTTTGTATCTCAGATCTTGGTTAACAGGGCGGTGCAGAAGGTTGAGTTTGACGCGTTGCTATTCGTGTGTTTCTCTTGTGGAAGATTCGGGCATTCAAATGCCACGTGCGTAGAAATGGGATATTCACAAAATGCTGGCGATGGAATGAACACAGCAATGGAAAGCTTACTGGAGGTAGTCAAAGCGGTGGAGCCATTGGAGCCTTTTGGTCCCTGGATGATCGTTGAGAGGAAGTCACGGCATAATTCTAGCGCTCGCATTAATACTGAAACGAAAATTGCCATGAATAACGCTCTGAATCTGTTTGGGATTTGGAAAGGCTGAGATAAGGGAAAAAGAAGCAGATGTTTCGGGGATAACATTTCAAAAAGGGAAATTTCTCAAAGGGATCAATCAAAGGACTGCTTCTAGGGATAAGGGAAATACTGAGCTAATAACCAAAACGGCAAATAACTTTAGCGTGTTGGGAAAAGCAGATGTGGACGGGCTGGACTTTTTGATGGAAATAGAGGCAGGTGGATAGCGGGCTTATGGTGGAGGGTCCGGGTATGTCTATTGAGTCACTGGTGGACCCACAAGGTTTTAGCAGCTGATATTAATGTGCAAATCAAAGACACTGGGCTTGGCTTACCGAGTTTGTATTTATTGAAGGATCCCGGGGGCCAGGTGGACAGTGGGCCCGTGTTGGCTGAAACGGGTTTTCATAAAGGTTTATTAGTTGATCCATCAGGTCTTAAAAACAtagtggatgaaaataaaaataagaccaAGCTTGCTGGGCTTGTTGTGCCGTGCCAAGAAAGTGGAGGTTTGGGGATTTCTTTTAATTCGTTGATACAAGTCTAAAGGCCCAATTTTAGACTCATAGATGTGATGGGTTTACACTGCCTCATGGCCTAACAACAATGTTAAAGACCAAACAAATGAAACcaaaattcaatcaaataaaatattCGAGGACGAATTTTTTTGAGGAAAaggggaatgatacatgcacagacaatgtgaaatttattaaattctattgaccgaagctgccaattttcaagtttaggaaATCAACAGACTTgcgatgactttttggatgggatctaggTATTTCTCGGTTGAGATGCCTTCATGGTGttcgaagatctatctcttagcttcgaaacacattttgaatcactcgattttgggtttgggagctcaagttatgactatTTTAATGAAGACTGTCCGAGCAGAATTTTTAGACAGGACTATGATGGAAATtacgagtttaaatcatattgggtttgggttttaagcttaatttttattatatatgagcccaatattatatttatcagctcttattattatatttttttattacgaattttttataatcattaagtattttaagttatttaggaattttatattaacaagaaagttttgtttcaaactacttcttgtttagattaattagagctTCAGGATACTTTGGAGTTTTATTTAGATatacttagctagcctatataaaggtttCCTCGTTGTTCATTAAGCAGACAATTGTTTTTTATTAAGAAAGTTTTCAACTCTAGGAGTTTGTTTCTTTTAGCAAGatttctttcttgtgatttttagaagtaattgtcttcttaattttcttgaaagaGTCGTGGGAATTCATTCTTAACCCTTCAATTTGCCAAGGATTATTTCTTGGAGGGCTTATTAGagtcattaattgagtttgttgagATTTATATCTTAAAGGGTTCAATTGTAAATTTATCCTTCTATCTATCATAGCCATTAGTTTATTCCATCCATCTTTCACTTTTAAATTtcgtctatttatttatttaatatttttatttttatttgttattttttctcaaatttcttcttttactattttcggcttctttattactaaattaatttatttcttcttttcagattatATCCAAATCTTCCCTCCTTGAGTCAAACAACTTGAATTCTATCATTCTTCCACTTCTTCTGTTCAATTCCTCAtcatttgagcaagtatgctatAGTGTAGGAGAGAAGTCCAAAAATCATTTCTCCTTCGAGTGATTTTATTATGAAGGACGACCAGTCCCATTTGGACATTACCACTCAACTTAATCCAATTTTTGAGGGTCCAATAGAATTAGCAGTAGAACTTAATACTAAATTACTTGACTTTAGCAAGCATTCGACTATTACTTTCAAGAATCAAGAGAGACCAAATATTGCTAAACCTACTGAAGCTGGTATTTTAGTTGGGAGAGGTAAAGAGGTCCTGGTTTCAAAAGGAAGGGAATCAAGAACTAAGGGAGGTATTGCTCGAAATAGTGGTGTTATTAGTAAAATAATTCGAGAACGCAAggggaattttaaaaattctagaaGTGTAAGAGTTTCTCTGTCCGATTAAATGAATCCAATAGCCAAACTcattgtcaaaaccattttttttgaaagggGGGTCGAGAGTCACCACCGATTTTTttgaggtgtgatcagatcacctagtaatttgattgttttaataaaaatatttcgaTTTACTAAAACggcggttttggtctacgaaatttgagaaaacgggttcgggagtcgtttacgtgcgaggaaggattagcaccttcgtcacgcccaaaattggtaccaaatttaattaattaatgtcttaatgtcgagagttgaaattttgaaaagattttaaaatacgatccctttttattAAAGctcgtttttttaaaaaaaagcttgaattaaattgaaacgAACATCAAACGCCCACTCGTCCCGAGATAACGAAATGCCACATCTCGTAAGTTAGGATGCGACATTCGAACATTCGAGAACaagtttgtttttaaatttttcaaaacttcatGTATTTTGGAatctaaaaggatatttggctatttaggtttaacaagaaaatcaaaaccctgtaagttagggtacgatttcttgaATTCCcaaaacgcaaaatattgccttattttgaaaattttgtttatttttgaataataacaAGTATAGCATTTAACGATGTGCGGTTATTTTGTTTGGAGCAAAACAAATTGGTCTATATTAGGGAAAATATGTTGGAGCTTAATACACGATgtgatttaaactaaataaacaaaAGGTAACATAGAGCATGgaataataatacatgaattaGATGCAATGTTAATGAATGTCAACAATATGaagatgttaataaataatttctAGAACATGTAATGGCAATATTCACACaatgtatattattttaaataccaattaataatcaaagacaaatgagataaaataatatacaaaagataatttaaagtaaataagataaaaaagttTAACAtagataataaacaaattaattaaactttaaaaatacataatacaAAAGAATGGTTCGAAATAAAcaatatgtaaaaaatatttaacataaataaaatataaaacaatttgaaataaaataaaatataaagcaattcaaaaatagataatatatgatacaatttaaaataaataatatctaacataatttaaagtgAATAATATGAGACAATTTAGtataaataacatataagaaatttaagataaaatataaaaccgtttaaaataagtaacgtgtaaatggataaataaataacaaattaaaaaaggtTAGAATTAACAGATTAGGGATTCAATtggaacaaaattaaaattagaagtaaaaactataaaaaaaataagaacacagGGGCAAAAATAAAAATGCGCGCAAGGTTTGAGGACCAAACGGGCAAAAAACCCAGTCCTTGGACATGTGTCCATTATCCAGCGCATCCATGGTCAGGGACTCGAATGAAAACCAAGCAAATTTAtatggccaaatttaaaaaaataaataaaataaataaaatgactaCATTAAAAATAACAGAAATGTGGAAGGACCTGGGTTATAAATAACCCATTGAGCGAAGACACGCTGATCccccctggagcgggtcgggttgCGCGCGGGTGGCCCAATACGGCGTCGTTTCAGTGCTGGTGCCCTTGGTGCAAAACGACACCATTTTGCCTTCTctcaaataataaaaaactttaatTCTCTGctatttcttgttttttttttaaatttcaaagagTCCCCtccatattttcttttctctgctagggtttttaAACCCATCATCGCGCTGTCGCCGGTCCGCCATCGTATACGGCGGCCGGAGTTCTTAAAAGGAACCTTTTTCGGCCAATTTAACCTCCCTAATCTCAATCCAAAGGTCAAATACCCAAATCCCCCACTAAAAACGAAAATGAAAGCAAAATAGGAAGAAAATAAAGGGACCTTTCGGCTGCTTACCAACACCGATGATATTTCCGGCGAACCAAGGTTCAACTGTACTTCCGTTCGGAGATAGCTCTAACCATAGCAATGAAGGTAATCGATTTCTttacctatttatttattattatttacttattttgaactaaaaaataaaaataaaaataagcacCTTAGCCTTCTTTGAATctgtttttgtattttattagttttttgtgtacgtaaaaaaaatacaaaagatcgGCTATGGCTTTTATAACCGAATACAACTGtttgtttgctatttttttttgtctttttctatttgtttcttcttcttctcttctttttcttgcgTGCAGGCCTTATTTTGCAGGTAGCAGTGTCAAACGCGCATGGATGAATGCGTCCTTACAGCGGCGGCCAAGGGCAGATGCATGCCTAGCATGTGGTGGTAGCAAGGCTAGGGTTCCACTTTTTTGAAAATGTTGTTGGGTTAGGGTTAATTCTGGTTTGGGCTTGTAACTGGGTAATGGGCCATAATTGGGCTAGGTTTAATTTTGGTTTGGATTGGGTCATTTAATGTAAATTGACTATTAACAAATTTTTGGaccttttgttttttttgggttttattttataaactgGGCCAAGCcgaaattggcctattacagctgcccctctttgctcgttgacGTGTAACgtgaatggagcaaagacttaaaaaaaaggccaattttgcctggtcttgccGAATCTTGACTTTTGGTGATTCTTTTTATTCAAGTAGCCTAATTCCATCCCGTTGCATCTTCAAATGGATAAGATtaatggcttcaatctgctccactgcaacttcaaggagataagattcaccatgaTAGATTTGATCCGACCTACTTCAGAGTTATAGGATTTGTGACTCGtaactttaatctattccactgcaactttagggaaataagattcgctaacTTTattctactccactgcaacttcagggagataagacttgtaactttaacctgctccactgcaacttcaggaagataatgTTTGTGGctttaatttgctccactgcaactttagggagataaaatttgtagcctgtcttcaatctactccaatgcaacttcagggagataagacttgtaatttcaacctgttccactgcaacttcagggagataaggtttgtagcttcaatctaccccattacaacttcagggagataagttTTGCCAAGATAACTTTAATCCGTCCCACTGTAatttcaggggtataggattagtggcttcaatctgctccacttcaTCTTCAGGGAGTAAGATTTGCCATGATAGATTTGATCCAACTTGCTGCAACTTTAGAGGTTTAGGATTTGTGACTTCAATGATCTGTTCCACCATTTTCTAGGGAATATGACTTGTAGAATTTatttcatgggcctatttatgccaaatgattaggatgtcatgatcagaatgaatcaaatgctcctaactagatttatatgaatgaaaatgtcattttaGTATGATATTCTTTTAATTCTTATGTTGACATTGCTCGTTGTTAATCGAAGTTCTATCACTGATGCATTACCCTGTATTCTTGTTCGGCTGGTATTTTGCCAGAAAACCTGAAGAAATAATCGTAATTTATCCCATTCTTTCTCAGATGTTTCCAACTATCAGATTTGGTTAGTTCTGATTAGTGgtcttgtttcaggttctcgtactatttagaaactCTTCAGAacaatatgcagaactccttttgTTTGAATATAATCAGTCCAATAATTGttgtttcaatgaaaaatgcttgaaaagatCCTAGTGGACAAGGTTGAAATTTATTGGGAGCAAAGTTTGAAATGAATagattaataaaaatagaaaatttgctaaaatataaaatgaataagatgaaaacagGTGCCCCAgctatcgtagcatgagcttttCCGTGCAAACTTCTTGAGGACTCTTTGAACTTAATGCTTGTTTAGAAGATCCAGAGTACTTCGTTGATGCCccaaaatgtaacatcccttattCTTGTTAATTCAGAGAGTGTTAATTCAgagaggacaagactaccacatgccccacttttgatcaaaatttgaattgcccattcttggcttttcaactcaaaacccttttggtctcaagacgccttttgcgggttttcgccttggcctctcccatTTTTTTTAGGTGAAATATTTTTTGGCTGAGTCTGAATTCACAGGGTTGGGCAAATTTTTTCCATCCATTTCGGTCAAAATCAGAGCTCCTCTAGAAAAGActttcttcaccacataaggTCCCTATCattttggcatccatttccctttaaagtctttttgtatggggaggatatttttcaaaacaaagtctccttcatggaattctctagggtgaACCTTCTTATTATAAGCCCACAtaattcgcttttggtacatttgatgaTGATATATAGCCTTTAGccttttttcttcaatcaagttcagttGATCATATTGAGATTGATCCACTCTGCTTCATCCAATTTTAACTCTGATAAAACTTGAAGAGAAGGGATTTTAACTTCAATTGGCAAAACTGCCTCTATcccataaaccaaagaaaaaagcgttgccccggtagaagttctGACTAACATTCAGTAGgcatagagggcaaatggtaatttctcatgccaatttttataagtctcagtcattttctccacgatcttcttaatgttcttattggttgctttcaccgcaccattcatctttgggcaatatggcgatgagttgtggtgtttaattttgaa carries:
- the LOC107893733 gene encoding subtilisin-like protease SBT3.17, with the protein product MSINIFPILFCSIIALCCLIQMAESTDATKSSSAAAAAAGGTDAAVHIVYTERPQDEQPEAYHIRTLSNVLGSEEAAKEALIYSYKTAASGFSAKLTPQQVAEISKQLGVLQVVPSRTLQLHSGPGKLH